Proteins encoded together in one Calditrichota bacterium window:
- a CDS encoding UvrD-helicase domain-containing protein, producing the protein MSLFEKDVHSEFLKSLNDNQREAVTAELGPALVLAGAGSGKTRVLTGRAVHLIRQLRVPPASIAVMTFTNKAARELKERLSTYLEGSIDLPWAGTFHSFCVRILRQYGQRAGLSRDFTIYDEDDSVRVVNELLREKQIVREGITPRQVRSAISRIKNGSRTDHRSPVTMVADDIYEQYRSRLSDANAYDFDDLLLTPLELMKKNEEFLELLQHKFDHLLIDEFQDTNQVQFDLACMIASPQDNLFAVGDDDQSIYSWRGANYRNVLDFGKKLKGARIFRLEQNYRSTQPILDAANDVIAASENRHEKTLWTNRKSGDKVTLRSYSRPADEANEIIGEIEFIRQKRGLGLKDFAVLFRTNAISRYFEEVLVQHRIPYTVVGGLKFYERKEIKDFIAYLRVIANPTDEQAWARVFREIAAGVGSTTIERIMSAARTHPLHCAAVMDANWLEGVVSGAPRAKVMEFVAKIALLREAVPNMTLSEIVDRALKDCGLENYYENQDDDEARDRLDNLRQFQTGAWERAQQFPELSLAEFLSELALVSDLDDLEEEADRLPLMTIHSAKGLEFPVVFVAGLEENLLPHSRSQESTEALDEERRLLYVAMTRAKDRLYLSYAEARPMNGRLDFQTPSRFLSDIEPSKLRGTGLPAKSTTRYVMDDEYANYERLEKPRTSAPVLRKPGLARSAHSSNGVEFRIGDVVEHAEFGVGTVTAKSGDLDSLKVRVAFTGFGSKLLAVKYANLKKLS; encoded by the coding sequence ATGTCGCTATTCGAAAAAGACGTACACTCCGAGTTCCTTAAGTCGCTAAACGATAATCAACGCGAAGCGGTAACTGCGGAGCTTGGACCTGCCCTCGTGCTGGCGGGTGCCGGTTCCGGCAAAACGCGTGTGCTCACGGGGCGCGCCGTTCATCTTATCCGCCAGTTGCGCGTGCCGCCTGCATCCATTGCAGTGATGACTTTCACAAACAAGGCTGCACGCGAGCTGAAGGAGCGCTTGAGCACCTATCTGGAAGGCTCGATTGACTTGCCTTGGGCCGGTACGTTTCACAGCTTTTGTGTCAGGATTCTTCGTCAGTATGGACAACGGGCCGGCCTGTCTCGTGATTTTACAATCTACGATGAGGATGACAGTGTCCGTGTCGTAAATGAACTGTTGCGTGAAAAACAAATCGTTCGCGAAGGCATTACGCCGCGTCAAGTGCGGTCTGCAATTTCACGGATAAAGAACGGCAGTAGAACAGATCACCGTTCACCGGTTACGATGGTTGCCGACGACATATATGAGCAATATCGTTCCCGGCTTTCTGATGCCAACGCCTACGATTTTGACGATCTTCTGCTGACGCCGCTCGAGTTGATGAAGAAGAATGAAGAGTTTCTTGAGCTTCTTCAGCACAAGTTTGATCATCTTTTGATCGACGAATTTCAAGACACGAATCAAGTGCAATTTGATCTCGCGTGCATGATTGCCAGCCCGCAAGACAATCTCTTTGCGGTGGGTGACGACGATCAGTCCATTTACAGTTGGCGCGGCGCGAACTACAGAAACGTTCTCGACTTTGGCAAGAAGCTGAAAGGCGCGCGCATCTTCAGGCTTGAGCAAAATTACAGATCGACCCAACCCATTCTTGACGCCGCGAACGATGTAATTGCCGCAAGTGAAAACCGTCATGAAAAGACCCTTTGGACTAATCGCAAGAGCGGCGATAAAGTAACACTTCGGTCGTACAGTCGTCCCGCCGATGAGGCGAATGAGATTATTGGTGAAATCGAATTCATACGGCAGAAGCGCGGATTGGGCCTTAAAGACTTCGCGGTTTTGTTTAGAACAAATGCCATAAGCCGCTATTTCGAAGAAGTGTTGGTTCAGCACCGTATTCCGTATACGGTTGTCGGCGGATTGAAGTTCTACGAAAGAAAAGAAATAAAAGACTTCATCGCCTACCTGCGAGTGATCGCGAACCCCACAGATGAACAGGCGTGGGCACGTGTGTTTCGCGAAATCGCCGCGGGAGTCGGATCTACCACAATCGAGAGAATCATGTCTGCCGCGCGTACGCATCCTTTACATTGCGCGGCCGTGATGGACGCAAACTGGCTGGAGGGAGTCGTTTCCGGAGCGCCTCGTGCGAAAGTCATGGAGTTTGTGGCGAAAATTGCCCTGCTGCGGGAAGCGGTACCTAACATGACGCTTTCGGAAATCGTTGACCGCGCCCTGAAAGACTGTGGACTTGAAAACTATTATGAAAATCAGGATGACGACGAAGCTCGCGACAGACTGGACAACTTGCGGCAATTTCAAACGGGGGCGTGGGAACGCGCGCAGCAGTTCCCGGAGCTAAGCCTGGCGGAATTTCTCTCCGAACTCGCGTTAGTATCGGATCTTGACGACCTTGAAGAAGAGGCCGACCGTCTGCCGTTGATGACGATACACTCGGCAAAGGGTTTGGAGTTCCCGGTTGTTTTCGTTGCGGGACTGGAAGAAAATCTGCTCCCGCATTCCCGCAGCCAAGAGTCGACTGAAGCGCTTGATGAGGAGCGCAGACTGCTTTACGTAGCAATGACTCGGGCGAAGGACAGACTTTATTTGTCATATGCGGAAGCGCGGCCGATGAATGGTCGATTGGATTTCCAGACTCCCTCGCGTTTTCTTTCCGATATTGAGCCATCCAAATTGCGCGGCACGGGCTTGCCGGCGAAATCGACGACGCGCTACGTGATGGATGATGAATATGCGAACTACGAAAGACTGGAGAAACCGCGCACCTCGGCACCTGTACTGCGCAAGCCGGGCTTGGCTCGCTCTGCGCATTCTTCAAATGGCGTAGAGTTTCGCATAGGAGATGTTGTTGAACATGCCGAATTCGGAGTCGGCACGGTGACTGCGAAATCCGGAGATTTGGATTCGCTGAAAGTCCGTGTCGCGTTCACGGGATTCGGCTCGAAGTTATTGGCAGTGAAGTATGCAAACCTGAAGAAGCTATCGTGA